In Streptomyces sp. Li-HN-5-11, the sequence GCCTGCCCGGGGGCGGTGACCATCGAAGGATTCGCTCGTTCTGCTGAACGTGCAGTCACAGGAAGTCGCCCCGCGCCCCTCGTCCGCCTCCGAGCCGGTCGTCGACGTCGAGCAGGCCGAGGCCGCGCTCGTCGAGCACTACCCGCGCCTGGTACGGCTCGCCTACCTGATGCTGCCGCCGGGCCTCGGCCGGGGCCGGCGCGTGATGAGCGCGCACGCCCTCACCCAGCGCGCCCTGCCCCGGGGCCGGTCCGCGGCGTCCGTGATCCCCGCCCAGAACGGGGGTTCCCCGTCCTCGGGTGAGGGCGAGACCCCGGGTGACGGCCGCGACGCCGACCCGGGCTACGCCTATGTCCGCCTCCAGGTGGTCCGTACGGCACTGGAGGCCGCCCTGCCGCTGCGGCGCTGGGCGTGGCCCAGGCGCGCCCAGCTGCCGCCGCTGCTCCCCCAGGTGTGGGGTCTGCGGCTGTTCCCGCGCTCGGGCGGCGCCGACGAACTCGCCCTGGACCAGCGGCTGGCGTCCCTGTCCGGGCCCGCCCGCGCGGCCTACGTCCTGCGCGGCCTGGAGAAGTTGCCGGACCCCGCCGTCCGGTCGGTGCTGACGGCCGCGGGCGTGGCCGACCCGGGTGGCGCGCTGAGCCAGGCCGACCGTGTGCCGGAGCAGTACGCGCTGCTGGACTCCCCGGAGTTCGACCCCTGTTCGCTGCAGGCCCGGCCCACCGACCTGATGCGGCGCAGGCAGCACACCAAGGCAGGGCTCGCCGCCGCGGCGGCCCTCGCCGTGTGCGGCGCCCTCGTCGCCCTCCCGGGCGGCTGGGCCCCCGACGGCGCCGCCGCACCGGTCTACGCGCAGAACCCGGCCGCCCAGGCCGCGCTCGACCCGGGCAGGCTGACCAGGATCGCCCCCGCCGTCTGGCGGACCTCCGCCCGGCTGGACTTCGCCGTGTGGCCCGCTCGCGGCGACCTCACCGGTGACACGGCCCTGTTGCGCCGCGCCCTCGCCGTCTGGGCCCGCCCCGGGGAGACCGTGCAGGTCTCGGCCACCCCCGGCACCCCGTCGGGCGGCCCCGCCGGCCCGCCGCAACTGCTCTGGGCGGGCGATGTCGACAATTCCCGCGTGGTGCTCCTCTACGACGGCCTGCGCATCGTCCGCTACGCCGAACCGAAGGACTCCACGGCCGGCGCCGCGCTCGACTTCGCCCGCGTCGACGGCGCCACCGGCGCGCAGGCGTCCGCCGTGGTGCTGAACCGCTCCGACGGCAACGTCCGCTATCTCCTGGCGCCGTGGGTGACGAAGGCGGCCGAGCGGGACCTGCTGAAGCCCGAGTCGAAGGCGGTCGACCTCGGCCTGAAGGACGGCGTCGCCGGGCCGCTCGCCAGCCCTGTGCGGCAGGCAGGCGCCTGCACCTCGTGGAACGCGCTGCAACTGACCGGGGACCTCGGTACACACGTGCTGAGCGACCTCGGCGAACTGGTTCCCGCCCGCCTCACCACGGGCAGCCCCAAGGCGACGCACAACGCGTCGAGCGCGGCGGGACTGCGTACCTGGGCGCCTTTCGCCTGCTCGCTGACCGCCGCGCGCGCTCAGGGCGTGCGGTCGGTCAACCTCTGGCAGTTCGCCTCGCAGCCGCTGCCCGAGGACAGCGGGACGGCCGCGTGGGTGTGCACGCGGGCCGAGACCTGGCGCGGCGACGGCGCCCGGGTGCTGGCCCAGTTCCGCACCCCGGGCGGCAAGTACGGGGCCGTCGTGGCGCAGGCGGGGAGCGTACCCGCGTGCGGCGCCCGTGATCCGCATGTGCTGGCCGGGGTGCTGTGGAAGTCCCAGGCCGGCTCCTGGTACCTGCTCGCGGCCGGCACGAAGGACACCAAGTCGATCAATGCCGACGGCGAGATCCGTGCGGCCGCCCAGGGGCATCTGCTCGCCGTGCGGGGCAAGCGGGGCGCACAGGTGAACCTGAAGGGCACCCTGGACGACGGCAGGCCCGTCGGCGTGCTGCGCCAGAGTCCGTCCGCGGACCGGAAGTGACCATCCGGCGCCGGGACGGCTGACCGATCCATGCGAACACCGCGATCGCTTCCGGTCCGTTGGAGGCCGGATTCGATCGGTGATTCGCTCGGTAAAGTGTGCGCATGACTACCGGGGTTCGCCGCAGAATGGGAGTGGACGAACGGCGGCAGCAGTTGATCGGCGTCGCCCTCGACCTGTTCAGCCGCCGCTCGCCCGACGACGTCTCCATCGACGAGATAGCGTCCGCGGCGGGCATCTCGCGCCCGTTGGTCTACCACTACTTCCCGGGCAAACTCAGCCTGTACGAGGCCGCGTTGAGGCGGGCGGCGGACGATCTGGCGGGCCGGTTCGCGGAGCCGCACGAGGGCCCTCTCGGAGCGCGGCTGCTGCGGGTGATGCACCGGTACTTCGACTTCGTGGACGAGCACGGGCCCGGTTTCTCGGCCCTGATGCGCGGCGGCCCGGCGGTCGGCTCGTCGACGACGAACGCCCTCATAGACTCCGTACGGCAGGCCGCCTATGACCAGATTCTTTCGCATCTGGAGATCTCCGATCCCCCGGCGCGACTGGAACTGGTCGTCCGCTCATGGATCTCGCTCGCCGAGTCGACGGCACTGATCTGGCTGGAGGGCCGGCGCATTCCGCGCGACGAGCTGGAGATCCAGCTGGTGCACGACTTCGCCGCGCTCGCCGCCGTCAGCGCCGCCCACAACGAGGAGCTGGGCGCGCTGATGCGCGGGGTCTTCAAGGGCGAGCCGGCCGACGGCCCGTTCGGCCACCTGGTCGGCCGGCTCATAAGCCTCGCTTCCTTCTGAGCGGCTCGCCTCTTCCTGACCGGCTCGCCTCTCAGGCGTCGAACTTCCGGTAGGACGGGTCGAGGTCGCGCACCTCCGCCGAGGCGTGCAGGGCCAGGCCCTCGACCGGCTTCACATGCTGCCGGAGCAGCTCCAGGACCGCCTCGGTCAGGCGTGCCTTGGCCTCGTCGGTGCGGCCGGCCAGCAGCCCGATCGTGACGTGCACGATCGCGTGCCCCTCGGCGTCCGGACCGACGGTGGTGTCCTCGGTCCGGCGGAACTGCGTCTTGCACGCCGGGGGCTTCGCGGCCGCGATCTCGACCGTCCGGGCGTGCAGCTCCCGCGCGAAGGCGGGCCGGTCGAACGCGTCCGCCAAGCGCTCGGAGTAGTCGACGGTGATCTGCGGCATGAGCACTCCTGTTCTACGGCAACCTGGCCCCACCTTAGTTCTCGAAGACCGCCACGGTCCGGGCCGGAACGGTGAACGTCCCGGTCGCCGCCTCGTACGACGAGGTCTTCACCACCGGGTCCGAGCCGGCCGCCTGCACTGGGTGGAGCCGGTAGCGCGCGCCCGCGAGCGCGGCGACGCGCTGCTGCTGCCGCTCGGGCGTCGCGTTGAACACCACGACGAGACCGCCGAGCCTCATGGTGATCACCCCGGGGGTCTCGTCCTTCCCGGACAGCGGGAAGGACAGCGCCGCCTGCACCCGCTCGGCCGTCGCGAGCGAGAAGGCCCGCTCCGTCGTGCGGATCCTCAGCAGGTCCCGGTACGCGGCCGACGCGCCCTCGATCTCGGGGCAGCCCACCCTGACGGAGGTCAGCAGCGGCTTGGCGTACGGCCACTTGGGCTGGTTGTCGGCCGCCATGGGCAGCCCGCGGCCGAAGCCGTTGCCGTCGGCGCACCTCCAGTGGATGGCGTTGAACCAGTCGCCGCTGTCGAACGAGTTGCGGTCGAGGGACTTCGAGCGCAGCAGGTCGGTGCCGGCCTGGGAGAGCACCGGCCCCTGCGAGAGCGCCGCCGTCGCCATCGCCAGGACCTGCATCCGGGCCCGGTCGGCAGCGGAGGTGTCCTTCGGCAGCTTGTAGGCGAGGGCGTCGAACAGCGACTCGTTGTCGTGCGCGTCGACGTAGGCGAGCGCGTCGCCGGGCGCGTCCGCGTACCCGGCGGGTACGCCGTTGTAGTCGATCTCCGCGCCGGTGACCTCCTTGCCGTCGGTGTCGGTGAACCGGTACCGGGCGAGGTTGCCGGTCAGGCCGACCTTGATGAGGTCCTGGTAGTGCAGCAGGCGGGCCCTCTGCTCGGCCGGAGTGCCGTTCGCGGCCGAGGAGTTGGGATCGGTGTAGAGCCCGGACGCGAAGCCCTGGACGCCGGGGTCGGAGTCGAAGGGGCTGCCGCCGCGCACCGCGTCCCGGGCCCGGTCGGAGAAGGTGGCGATGCCCGTGCCGGCCATGTTCGCCTGCGTGGCCTGCACGAAACGGGCGTCGTTGGCGACCTCGCCGAAGTTCCAGCCCTCGCCGTAGAGGATGATCTTCTTGCCGTCGACGCCGTCCTTCGCGGGGGTGAGCGCGTCGAGGGCCTTGCGCACGGCGAGGATGTTGGCCTTGGGGTGGTGGCCCATGAGGTCGAAGCGGAACCCGTCGACCTTGTACTCCCTGGCCCAGGTGACGACCGAGTCGACCACCAGCTTGCCCATCATGGCGTTCTCCGGTGCCGTGTTCGCACAGCAGGTGCTGTCGGCCACCGAGCCGTCCGCGAGGAGCCGCTGGTAGTAACCGGGCACGATCCTGTCCAGGACGGAGGTGTCCGCCTGGCCGCTCGCCGCCGTGTGGTTGTAGACCACGTCCATGACGACCCGCAGGCCGTCCTGGTTGAGCGCCTGCACCATCCTGCGGAACTGCACCGTGCGGGCCGTACCGTCCGGGTCGGTGGCGTAGGAGCCCTCGGGGACCGTGTAGTGGTACGGGTCGTAGCCCCAGTTGTAGGCGTCCTTCGCGGCGGTCTTCGCCACGCAGGCCTGCTGCTGGTCGGAGTCCGCCGGATAGGAGGCGAGGTCGCAGTCGGGCGCCGCCTGGTCGGCCTTCCTCTCGGGGACGGTGGCGAAGTCGAAGGCGGGCAGGAGGTGGACGTACGACGTGCCCGCCTTCGCCAGCTCACGCAGGTGCCTGGAGCCGTCGCTGTCGCGGTCGGTGAAGGCGAGGTAGGTGCCCCGGTCCTCGGCCGGGACGGTCCCGTCCGCGACCGAGAAGTCCCGGATGTGCAGCTCCTGGATCTGCGCGTCACGCAGCGGTACGGCCCTGGGTTTGGCCAGGTGCGACCAGCCGCCGGGCGCGAGGGCCCTGTCGTCCAGGTCGGCGACGAGGCTGCGTTCGCTGTTCGCGGTGAGGGCGACCGAGTAGGGGTCGGTGACCTTGTTGGTGACGACGCGGCGGACGCTCGGCGCCCACACCTTCACGACGTACCGGTAGGGCTTGCCCTTCCAGGACGCCGGGCCGGTGACGGACCAGACGCCGGTGGTGTCGTCGCGGTGCATGGCGACCACCCGGCCGT encodes:
- a CDS encoding TetR/AcrR family transcriptional regulator; the protein is MTTGVRRRMGVDERRQQLIGVALDLFSRRSPDDVSIDEIASAAGISRPLVYHYFPGKLSLYEAALRRAADDLAGRFAEPHEGPLGARLLRVMHRYFDFVDEHGPGFSALMRGGPAVGSSTTNALIDSVRQAAYDQILSHLEISDPPARLELVVRSWISLAESTALIWLEGRRIPRDELEIQLVHDFAALAAVSAAHNEELGALMRGVFKGEPADGPFGHLVGRLISLASF
- a CDS encoding 5-carboxymethyl-2-hydroxymuconate Delta-isomerase, translating into MPQITVDYSERLADAFDRPAFARELHARTVEIAAAKPPACKTQFRRTEDTTVGPDAEGHAIVHVTIGLLAGRTDEAKARLTEAVLELLRQHVKPVEGLALHASAEVRDLDPSYRKFDA